The Clostridium beijerinckii genomic sequence TTGATTATCTTTTTAGTATTTATATCTATAGGGATTAGCAAAGCGATACAGGCAATGGGTAATATTCAGGAAGAAGATCCTATATATTGTGTTGATACTAATGAAAAAGTTATTAGTTTAACATTTGATATAAATTGGGCAGAAAAAGATAATTTGAATGTAATATTAGACATATTGGACAAATATAATGTAAAAGGAACATTCTTCATAATGGGGGGATGGGTAAATTACAGCGAGGACAATGTGGAGAAGCTTAAGGCAATAAAGGAGAGGGGGCATGAAATAGGTAATCATAGCTACAAACATCCTATGTTCACTAAAATAGGAGCAGATAGAATGAAAGAGGAGATAGAAAAGACTAATGATACAATTGAAAAATATACAGGTGAAAGACCTAAGCTATTTAGGTTTCCAAGTGGAGATTATAATAAAGAGTCTTTTTCAAAAGTAAGAAACCTAGGATATGTACCAATTCAATGGAGTGTTGATTCTGTAGATTGGAAAGAGATATCTGAAGAAACTGAATATAACAGAGTTATGAAAAACGTTAAACCAGGATCTATACTTCTTTTTCATAATAATGCAAAGTATACTCCAAATAATTTAGATAGAATTATTAAAGAACTAAAGGATAAAGGATATGAGTTTAAATCAGTAGGTCAAATGATATATTCAGATAACTATAGCATAGACAATCAAGGGATTCAACATAAAAATAATTAATATTTATTGAAAATAAACTAGTTTTTGTATTATAATGGTAATATATGCTAGTGGGAGCATATATTACACAAAATAAAATAATTTCCGATGGAGAGAGGGATTACAATGGATAATTTGATGTTAAATAACAAAATTTACCTTGAAGGCAAGGTAACATCTGGATTAGAGTTTAGTCATGAAATGTATGGGGAGGGTTTCTACACTTTTGATTTAGATGTAATGAGATTAAGTGATTCAGTAGATAAATTAAATATTACTGTTTCAGAAAGATTACTAAGTGACATAAAGCTTGATGAGGGTGTTGAAATAATTGTTGAAGGTCAACTTAGATCTTATAACAAGTTTATTGATGGATCTAACAAGCTAATACTTACTGTTTTTGCAAGAAACATTGAACCATGTCTAGAAAGAAGTAAAAATCCCAATGAAATATTTTTAGATGGATACATTTGTAAGGAGCCTATTTATAGAACTACACCATTTGGACGTGAGATTGCAGATGTATTACTTGCCGTAAATAGAGCATACAATAAATCAGATTATATTCCAACTATTGCCTGGGGAAGAAACTCAAGATTCTGTCAAACTTTAAATGTTGGAGATAATATTAAGGTATGGGGAAGACTTCAAAGCAGAGAATATCAAAAAAAGGTATCTGATAGTGAAGTTGTGAAAAAGATTGCATATGAGGTATCAATCTCAAAAATGGAAAGAGCTAATAAGGAAGAGAGCACTGGAGAAGAGGGCGCAGTATAGAATTGTTTATTTAATTAAAATAAATATTCTAAATTCGAAAAAGCTATAAGCATTATGTAACATAAATATAGTATTTTTTTTGGTAAATAAAAAGGTTTCAATTAATATAGATTTATTGAAACCTTTTATTTAATTATGAGAAATAACCAGTATATTAACTTTATACATCTGATAGGTACTTTCTCAATAATATATTATGTAATTTTGAATTTCTAATAAAAAATAATTACTTTCTTAAGTCATCTAATATTTGAGTTTTATCTTTTGTCTTGTCATCTACTGCCTTGATTATCTTAGCAGGAGAACCAGCTACAACAACGTTGTCTGGAACATCTTCTGTAACAACAGAACCAGCAGCTACAACGCTACCTGCACCTATCTTAACGCCTTCAAGGATTACAGAATTAGCACCAATTAAGGCATTATCGCCAATCATACATGGTTCTTTGCTTGGTGGTTCTAATACTCCAGCAACAACAGCACCAGCACCTAGATGAACATTCTTACCTAATTGTCCACGAGCACCAACTACAGCATTCATGTCAACCATAGTTCCATCTCCGATTTCAGCACCAATGTTTATTACTGCACCCATCATTATTACTGCATTTTTACCAATAGTAACCTTATCTCTGATGATAGCACCTGGCTCAATTCTAGCGTCAACTTCAAGTAAATCTAGCATTGGAATAGCAGAATTTCTCCTATCATTTTCTATTCTAAAGTGTTTTATAAGGTGTTTATTATCTAAAACTATTTTAGTTATAGAATCAGATTCTCCCATTAGTATATAAAATCCGTTAGAACCGTACCACTCTACATCATTCATTTCAGCATTGCTTAAATCTCCATTAACATAGACTTTTACTGGAGTAGATTTTTTTGATTCCTTAATAAATCTAGCAATTTCATAAGGATCCGTTAAATTATATGACATTATATCACCCTTTCCATTATTTTCGCAATCATCCTTATTATAATAAAGATTGAACGCAATTAAAAGGGGAATAAGTAAAAAAACACAAATAGTTTGAATCAATTTTATTAATGAGGTAAAATAAGTTTATATTGCAAAACGGGGGCGCATAAATTATGAATAAACAAGTAGAGAAAATACAAATCTCGGGAATAAGAAGATTTGCCGAGAAAGTTAAGAAAGTTGAAGGAGCAATATCGCTAACCATCGGACAGCCAGATTTTCCTGTGCCAATAGATATATCTGAGGCTATGATTCAGGCTATAAGAGATAATAAAACAGTTTATACATCAAATGCAGGTGTTGACGAACTTAGAGAAGAAATTTGTAATTACTTAAGAACATTTGATATTGAATATAATAAAGATGAAATATGCATAACAGTTGGTGGAAGTGAAGGATTATATTCAGTATTATTTGCTGTTATGAATTCAGGAGATAAAATATTAATACCTGGACCTGCTTATCCAGCTTATGAAAATATTTCTATAATGATAGGGGCAGATGTAGTAACATATCCTTTAAATGAAGATTTTACATTAAATTTAGATAAAATTAGAGAAAAATTAGAGAATGAAAACATTAAAGTATTAATGTTGTCATTTCCATCAAATCCTACAGGTGCAATTTTATCTAAGGAGCAAAGAAACGAACTTGTTGAATTAATAAAAAATAAAAATATTATAGTAATAACAGATGAAATGTATTCGTCTATAATTTTTGATGATTATTATTCAGTAGCACAGGCAAAGGAAATAAAAGATAAAGTCATATATGTAAGTGGTTTTTCTAAAATATTTTCTATGACAGGGCTTAGAATAGGTTATGTTGCATGCTGTGAACAGTACATGAAAGAAATAATGAAAGTACATCAATATGGTGTTTCGTGTGCACCTTCTATTGCACAATATGGAGTTCTTGAAGGGCTAAAAAAATCTTTAAATGATGTAGAAAATATGAGAAAGACCTTTGAAAGAAGAAAAGACTACTGTTTGAATAGATTAAGGGATCTTAATTTGGAAGTTGCAGAACCTAAGGGAGCATTTTATATATTTCCTTCAATTAAAAAGTTCAATGTGTCTTCTGAAGAGTTCTGTGAAAAGTTATTAAATGAAGGAAAGCTTGCTTGCGTACCAGGTACAGCCTTTGGTGATTTAGGGGAAGGATATATGAGAATTTCATATTGCTATAGTGATGAAATTTTAAAAGAGGCATTTGATAGATTTGAAAGATTTTTAAAACTAAATTTTCCAAATTTCTAATTAAAGAATTTTAAAAATAATGAAGGGGTAAATTTTATTAACTTTTCATTTTTATAAAGTCTTTATATAAATAAAAATATATAGGGGGGGCGTCACAATGGGTGAATTTAAAAATGTAACAGCAGTTAAAAAAGCTAATGTGTATTTTGATGGAAAGGTAACTAGCAGAACTATAATATTTGAAGATGGTGAAAGAAAAACTTTGGGGATAATGTTACCTGGGGATTACGAATTTGGAACTGGAGATAAAGAGGTAATGGAGATCCTAGGAGGGGCAATGGATGTAAAATTACCAGGTTCAGATAAATTTGATACATACAAAGAAGGAGATACTTTTATAGTACCTGCAAACTCTAAATTCAGTCTAATAGTAAAAGAAGTGGCAGATTACTGTTGCTCTTATATTAAAGAATAGTTAAGGTATTAAAAATACTTATAAAGATATAGATATGAAAGCATCTGTTTTTACAGGTGCTTTTTTCTTCATGGTATGCCGAGCGTGGGAACTTGCTAAACAAAGTAAAAAACTCAATAACTATCCGAAATAGGCTTAAGTAAATTTAACAGGTAATTCATTATAACTACTTTTCACTGTGTTACGTTGACACAATATTTATTTTTTTGTTAGTATTATATCATCAAAACAGAAGATTAAATATTAAAATATGGTGCAAAATATCGCAATGTCTTCAAGCAAGGATTATTATAAAAGGTGAATGTATGAAAAAGATAATGAATGAACAATTAATTTATGAAGTACTTTCAGTTGTAGAAGAAATCCCTGAAGGGAAAGTAGCTACATATGGACAAATTGCTATTCTTATTGGCAGAGACAAAAATGCACGGCTTGTTGGGAAGATTCTTAGTCAGGCAGAATTTTATGGGCAATATCCATGTCATCGTGTGGTAAATCATGCTGGAAGATTGGTACCAGGGTGGGATGAACAACGATTTCTGCTATTAGAAGAAGGTGTATCCTTTAAAAATAGTAATCATGTTGATATGAAGAAAAATAAGTGGGAATATTAGGGTGGAGATGCAAGATGAATGAACAGAATTATTTAAATTCTATTGATTCCCTTTATATAGAATATTTAATAATACAAGTAGATGTAATATTATAAATGCTTATATCACTTAAAATAAGTAATATAAGCATTTATAATATGTTTCAGTGGAATTTAGATGGTTATTATTCTTAGAATCATCCATCTAAATTCCTAGAAACTATAGTACAGTTATTTATTTTAATTAGTAACTAATTTATTGAATTCCTATAACATCACTCATGTCATATAATCCAGGTTGAGATACAGAAGCCATATATTCACACGCTTTTAGAGCACCAACTGCGAAAACTTCTCTTGAAATTGCTTTATGAGTTAATTCTATTACTTCACCAGTTCCGGCAAAGATAACATCGTGGTCTCCAATTATACCACCACCTCTAACTGCATGTATACCAATTTCATTTTCTTCTCTTTTGGAATTTCCTTCTCTTCCATAGATGTACTTTGTTGTATCTTCTATAGAGTCTTTTATGGAATCAGCAAGCATAATTGCAGTTCCACTTGGAGCATCCACCTTTTGATTATGATGCTTTTCAACTATTTCAATATCATAGTTTCCATAGAGTAGAGGAGTTACTTTCTTTAAAAGAGAATTAATTAAATTAATACCAAAAGACATGTTACCTGACCTAAATAGCTTAAGAGTAGTACTCTTTTCATCTATTAAAGATAAATCTTCTGGTGTAAAGCCAGTTGAACATATTACTAATGGTTTGTTAGTTTTTTCTGTTATTTCTAATAGACTATGAAGAGCATCAGCTCTTGAAAAATCTAATAAAACATCATATTGGATGTTTAAATCCTCAGTGCTTTCAAAGATAGGATATGGAGCATTACTTGGAAATTTATCAATTCCAGCAACAATCTCTAAGTTCTTAAATTTATCAGCGCACTCTGTAATCATCTTACCCATCTTACCTGAGCAACCATTTAATACTATTTTTATCATATTATCACCTTATATCAATTTATAATCTAGCAAAGCAGCTTTTAGTATTTCCTCATTGTTATTATCCATTTCACAAAGTGGAAGCCTTAAAGGACCAACATCGAGGCCCATAAGATTCATGGCTGTTTTAACTGGGATTGGATTCGTTTCTAAAAATAAAGTATTAGCTAAAGATAATGTGTCTAATTGAATATCTAAAGCTTCCTTAAATTTATTAGCTAAACATTTTTCAGCTATTTCATGAACTTTACTTGGAATTATATTAGCTAAAACTGAAATTACGCCTATACCTCCAATAGACATTATAGATACAATTTGATCATCATTACCAGAATAAATATCTATAGAATCTCTGCAAAGCGCCTTCATTTGAAGTATTTGGCTGATATTTCCGCTAGCTTCTTTTATCGCAACAACATTGCTTAATTCAGCAAGCTTAGCTAAAGTTTTAGGTGCAATATTAACACCTGTCCTACTCGGTACGTTATAAAGTACAATAGGAGTATTAACCTCATCATTTATAGCTTTAAAATGTTTTATCAAACCATTTTGAGTAGTTTTATTGTAATATGGTGTAATAACAAGAAGTCCATCTACTCCAACGCTTTCAGCATATTTACTCATTGAAATAGCAGCAGCAGTATTGTTTGAACCGGTTCCTGCAATTACAGGAATTCTTTTGTTTATTACATCAACTGTAAATTTAATTGCATCTTTTTTCTCTTTTTCTGTCATCGTAGTAGCTTCACCTGTAGTACCACAAATTACAATGGCATCAGTACCTTCTTTAACGTGCCATTCTAATAAATTTTTAAGTGATTCGAAGTTTATTCCATTTTCATTAAATGGCGTAACTATAGCTACAGCTGAGCCTTGAAATATTGACATTCAGATTCCTCCAACTTAATTACTAAGAACTATTTATTATCTTTTATCATTATTTCAGCAATTTGAATAGCATTAAGTGCTGCACCTTTTCTTATGTTATCACCAACAACCCATAGGTTTAAACCATTATCCACACTAAAATCTCTTCTGATTCTTCCAACATAAACGTCGTCTTTTCCTGAAACTTCAAGAGCAGTTGGATATTTTAATTCGTCTACTTTATCATATACAGTTACACCTTGAGTGTTTCCAAATAATTCGAAAATATCTTTTATATCAAATTCAGAATTAAGTTCAACATTGATGCTTTCACTATGCCCATTAAGTACTGGAACTCTAGCTGTAGTAGCAGTTACTCTTAAATCTGGTTCATGAAGAATTTTTCTAGTTTCTTTAATCATCTTTTCTTCTTCTTTTGTGTAACCATCTTCTAAAAATACATCTATATGAGGTAAAACATTACCAGCAATAGGATAAGGGAACTTCTTAGGTGCAACACCCTTAACACCATCTTCTAAATCTCTTATACCTTGGACACCAGCCCCAGATACTGCTTGGTATGTTGAATAAACTATTCTCTTAATTCCATATTTGTCATGTAAAGCTTTCATTATAGGCATTGCTTGGATTGTTGAACAATTTGGATTTGCAATTATTCCTTTATGAAGTTTGATATCTTCTGGATTAACTTCTGGTACTACAAGTGGCACCTCAGGGTCCATTCTCCATGCACTGCTATTGTCAATTACTACTGCCCCATATTGCGCAAAAATAGGTGCAAATTCTGTACTAGCATCTCCGCCAGCTGAAAATAGTGCATAATCTATTTTTTTATCTTTTATATTCTTTTCACAAGTTTCTTCAACTACATAATCCTTTCCTCTAAATGATAGAGTACTTCCTTCAGATCTCTTTGATGCAAAAAGATATAAATTATTTACTGGAAAGTTTCTTTCTTCTAAGATTTCTAAAAATTTTCTACCTACATTTCCAGTAGCCCCAACTATTGCAATATTATACACAATAATCCCTCCTAAATTTATTTAT encodes the following:
- the dapA gene encoding 4-hydroxy-tetrahydrodipicolinate synthase is translated as MSIFQGSAVAIVTPFNENGINFESLKNLLEWHVKEGTDAIVICGTTGEATTMTEKEKKDAIKFTVDVINKRIPVIAGTGSNNTAAAISMSKYAESVGVDGLLVITPYYNKTTQNGLIKHFKAINDEVNTPIVLYNVPSRTGVNIAPKTLAKLAELSNVVAIKEASGNISQILQMKALCRDSIDIYSGNDDQIVSIMSIGGIGVISVLANIIPSKVHEIAEKCLANKFKEALDIQLDTLSLANTLFLETNPIPVKTAMNLMGLDVGPLRLPLCEMDNNNEEILKAALLDYKLI
- a CDS encoding aspartate-semialdehyde dehydrogenase, translated to MYNIAIVGATGNVGRKFLEILEERNFPVNNLYLFASKRSEGSTLSFRGKDYVVEETCEKNIKDKKIDYALFSAGGDASTEFAPIFAQYGAVVIDNSSAWRMDPEVPLVVPEVNPEDIKLHKGIIANPNCSTIQAMPIMKALHDKYGIKRIVYSTYQAVSGAGVQGIRDLEDGVKGVAPKKFPYPIAGNVLPHIDVFLEDGYTKEEEKMIKETRKILHEPDLRVTATTARVPVLNGHSESINVELNSEFDIKDIFELFGNTQGVTVYDKVDELKYPTALEVSGKDDVYVGRIRRDFSVDNGLNLWVVGDNIRKGAALNAIQIAEIMIKDNK
- a CDS encoding single-stranded DNA-binding protein, which produces MDNLMLNNKIYLEGKVTSGLEFSHEMYGEGFYTFDLDVMRLSDSVDKLNITVSERLLSDIKLDEGVEIIVEGQLRSYNKFIDGSNKLILTVFARNIEPCLERSKNPNEIFLDGYICKEPIYRTTPFGREIADVLLAVNRAYNKSDYIPTIAWGRNSRFCQTLNVGDNIKVWGRLQSREYQKKVSDSEVVKKIAYEVSISKMERANKEESTGEEGAV
- a CDS encoding MGMT family protein, with product MKKIMNEQLIYEVLSVVEEIPEGKVATYGQIAILIGRDKNARLVGKILSQAEFYGQYPCHRVVNHAGRLVPGWDEQRFLLLEEGVSFKNSNHVDMKKNKWEY
- a CDS encoding pyrimidine/purine nucleoside phosphorylase, which gives rise to MGEFKNVTAVKKANVYFDGKVTSRTIIFEDGERKTLGIMLPGDYEFGTGDKEVMEILGGAMDVKLPGSDKFDTYKEGDTFIVPANSKFSLIVKEVADYCCSYIKE
- the dapB gene encoding 4-hydroxy-tetrahydrodipicolinate reductase: MIKIVLNGCSGKMGKMITECADKFKNLEIVAGIDKFPSNAPYPIFESTEDLNIQYDVLLDFSRADALHSLLEITEKTNKPLVICSTGFTPEDLSLIDEKSTTLKLFRSGNMSFGINLINSLLKKVTPLLYGNYDIEIVEKHHNQKVDAPSGTAIMLADSIKDSIEDTTKYIYGREGNSKREENEIGIHAVRGGGIIGDHDVIFAGTGEVIELTHKAISREVFAVGALKACEYMASVSQPGLYDMSDVIGIQ
- the dapD gene encoding 2,3,4,5-tetrahydropyridine-2,6-dicarboxylate N-acetyltransferase, which translates into the protein MSYNLTDPYEIARFIKESKKSTPVKVYVNGDLSNAEMNDVEWYGSNGFYILMGESDSITKIVLDNKHLIKHFRIENDRRNSAIPMLDLLEVDARIEPGAIIRDKVTIGKNAVIMMGAVINIGAEIGDGTMVDMNAVVGARGQLGKNVHLGAGAVVAGVLEPPSKEPCMIGDNALIGANSVILEGVKIGAGSVVAAGSVVTEDVPDNVVVAGSPAKIIKAVDDKTKDKTQILDDLRK
- a CDS encoding polysaccharide deacetylase family protein — encoded protein: MTWKKKRIGIDIFLIIFLVFISIGISKAIQAMGNIQEEDPIYCVDTNEKVISLTFDINWAEKDNLNVILDILDKYNVKGTFFIMGGWVNYSEDNVEKLKAIKERGHEIGNHSYKHPMFTKIGADRMKEEIEKTNDTIEKYTGERPKLFRFPSGDYNKESFSKVRNLGYVPIQWSVDSVDWKEISEETEYNRVMKNVKPGSILLFHNNAKYTPNNLDRIIKELKDKGYEFKSVGQMIYSDNYSIDNQGIQHKNN
- a CDS encoding pyridoxal phosphate-dependent aminotransferase, with the protein product MNKQVEKIQISGIRRFAEKVKKVEGAISLTIGQPDFPVPIDISEAMIQAIRDNKTVYTSNAGVDELREEICNYLRTFDIEYNKDEICITVGGSEGLYSVLFAVMNSGDKILIPGPAYPAYENISIMIGADVVTYPLNEDFTLNLDKIREKLENENIKVLMLSFPSNPTGAILSKEQRNELVELIKNKNIIVITDEMYSSIIFDDYYSVAQAKEIKDKVIYVSGFSKIFSMTGLRIGYVACCEQYMKEIMKVHQYGVSCAPSIAQYGVLEGLKKSLNDVENMRKTFERRKDYCLNRLRDLNLEVAEPKGAFYIFPSIKKFNVSSEEFCEKLLNEGKLACVPGTAFGDLGEGYMRISYCYSDEILKEAFDRFERFLKLNFPNF